A window from Lagopus muta isolate bLagMut1 chromosome 5, bLagMut1 primary, whole genome shotgun sequence encodes these proteins:
- the LOC125693414 gene encoding cytochrome P450 2H1-like isoform X1: MEFLGWPTILLLACISCLLIAAWRRTSQRGKEPPGPTPIPIIGNVFQLNPWNLMESFKELSKKYGPIFTIHLGPKKVVVLYGYDVVKEALIDNGDAFSGRGILPMIEKLFKGLGIVTSNGETWRQLRRFALTTLRDFGMGKKGIEERIQEEARFLVERIRNTHEKPFNPGKFLTHAVSNIICSIVFGDRFDYEDKKFLNLIEMLDENNKYQNKIQMQLYNFFPTILDSLPGPHQKVIKNFDNIDDFITEIVRAHQESFDPSCPQDFIDAFINKMQQEKGNSIFTVESLTRTTLDLFLAGTGTTSTTLRYGLLILQKYPEIEEKIHKEIDRVVGRDRSPCMADRSQMPYTDAVIHEIQRFIDFIPLNVPHAVTKDTKLRDYFIPKDTMIFPLLSPILHDSKEFPNPEKFDPEHFLNANGTFRKSDYFLPFSTGKRICAGEGLARMEIFLFLTSILQNFTLKPVADRKDVDISPIITTLTNIPRPYEISFIPR, from the exons ATGGAGTTCTTGGGATGGCCAACAATCCTCTTGCTGGCCTGCATCTCATGCCTTCTCATTGCTGCATGGAGAAGAACATCACAAAGAGGGAAGGAGCCTCCTGGTCCCACACCAATCCCCAtaattggaaatgtttttcagctgaacCCATGGAACTTGATGGAAAGCTTCAAGGAG CTCAGCAAAAAGTATGGCCCCATCTTCACAATACATCTAGGCCCCAAAAAGGTTGTGGTGCTCTATGGCTACGATGTCGTGAAAGAAGCCCTAATTGATAATGGAGACGCCTTCAGTGGGAGAGGAATACTGCCTATGATTGAAAAACTCTTCAAGGGCCTAG GCATTGTGACCAGCAATGGGGAGACCTGGAGACAACTGCGAAGATTCGCCCTCACCACCCTGCGTGATTTTGGAATGGGCAAGAAGGGCATTGAGGAGCGAATCCAGGAGGAAGCTCGTTTTCTGGTGGAGAGGATCAGGAACACACATG aGAAACCTTTCAACCCTGGTAAATTCTTAACCCATGCTGTTTCCAACATCATCTGCTCCATTGTATTTGGGGATAGGTTTGACTATGAGGACAAGAAGTTTCTCAATTTAATTGAGATGCTGGACGAAAACAACAAGTAccagaacaaaatacaaatgcag CTCTACAACTTCTTCCCAACCATCTTAGATTCTTTACCTGGGCCTCAtcaaaaagtaataaaaaactTTGATAACATTGATGACTTCATTACTGAAATCGTAAGAGCACACCAGGAATCTTTTGATCCCAGCTGCCCTCAAGATTTTATTGATGCTTTTatcaacaaaatgcaacag GAGAAAGGCAACTCTATTTTCACTGTTGAGTCCTTGACCAGAACCACACTTGACTTGTTCCTTGCGGGAACTGGGACAACCAGCACCACACTGAGATACGGACTCCTGATTCTCCAGAAATACCCAGAGATTGAGG AGAAAATTCACAAGGAGATTGACCGTGTGGTGGGCCGAGACCGAAGCCCCTGCATGGCAGACAGGAGCCAGATGCCATACACAGATGCTGTGATCCATGAAATCCAGAGATTCATTGATTTCATTCCCCTCAACGTTCCACATGCTGTGACCAAGGACACCAAGCTCAGAGACTATTTCATACCCAAG GACACCATGATATTCCCTTTGCTGTCTCCCATCCTGCACGACTCCAAGGAATTTCCTAATCCAGAAAAATTTGACCCGGAACATTTCCTGAATGCAAATGGCACCTTCAGAAAGAGTGACTACTTCTTGCCATTTTCCACAG GAAAACGCATCTGTGCAGGAGAAGGTCTGGCCCGGATGGagatattcttatttttaacatcCATCCTGCAGAACTTTACTCTGAAGCCCGTTGCAGATCGCAAGGATGTTGACATTTCTCCCATAATCACCACATTGACAAACATACCCCGACCTTATGAGATCTCATTTATTCCACGTTAG
- the LOC125693414 gene encoding cytochrome P450 2H1-like isoform X13, whose protein sequence is MIEKLFKGLGIVTSNGETWRQLRRFALTTLRDFGMGKKGIEERIQEEARFLVERIRNTHEKPFNPGKFLTHAVSNIICSIVFGDRFDYEDKKFLNLIEMLDENNKYQNKIQMQLYNFFPTILDSLPGPHQKVIKNFDNIDDFITEIVRAHQESFDPSCPQDFIDAFINKMQQEKGNSIFTVESLTRTTLDLFLAGTGTTSTTLRYGLLILQKYPEIEEKIHKEIDRVVGRDRSPCMADRSQMPYTDAVIHEIQRFIDFIPLNVPHAVTKDTKLRDYFIPKDTMIFPLLSPILHDSKEFPNPEKFDPEHFLNANGTFRKSDYFLPFSTGKRICAGEGLARMEIFLFLTSILQNFTLKPVADRKDVDISPIITTLTNIPRPYEISFIPR, encoded by the exons GCATTGTGACCAGCAATGGGGAGACCTGGAGACAACTGCGAAGATTCGCCCTCACCACCCTGCGTGATTTTGGAATGGGCAAGAAGGGCATTGAGGAGCGAATCCAGGAGGAAGCTCGTTTTCTGGTGGAGAGGATCAGGAACACACATG aGAAACCTTTCAACCCTGGTAAATTCTTAACCCATGCTGTTTCCAACATCATCTGCTCCATTGTATTTGGGGATAGGTTTGACTATGAGGACAAGAAGTTTCTCAATTTAATTGAGATGCTGGACGAAAACAACAAGTAccagaacaaaatacaaatgcag CTCTACAACTTCTTCCCAACCATCTTAGATTCTTTACCTGGGCCTCAtcaaaaagtaataaaaaactTTGATAACATTGATGACTTCATTACTGAAATCGTAAGAGCACACCAGGAATCTTTTGATCCCAGCTGCCCTCAAGATTTTATTGATGCTTTTatcaacaaaatgcaacag GAGAAAGGCAACTCTATTTTCACTGTTGAGTCCTTGACCAGAACCACACTTGACTTGTTCCTTGCGGGAACTGGGACAACCAGCACCACACTGAGATACGGACTCCTGATTCTCCAGAAATACCCAGAGATTGAGG AGAAAATTCACAAGGAGATTGACCGTGTGGTGGGCCGAGACCGAAGCCCCTGCATGGCAGACAGGAGCCAGATGCCATACACAGATGCTGTGATCCATGAAATCCAGAGATTCATTGATTTCATTCCCCTCAACGTTCCACATGCTGTGACCAAGGACACCAAGCTCAGAGACTATTTCATACCCAAG GACACCATGATATTCCCTTTGCTGTCTCCCATCCTGCACGACTCCAAGGAATTTCCTAATCCAGAAAAATTTGACCCGGAACATTTCCTGAATGCAAATGGCACCTTCAGAAAGAGTGACTACTTCTTGCCATTTTCCACAG GAAAACGCATCTGTGCAGGAGAAGGTCTGGCCCGGATGGagatattcttatttttaacatcCATCCTGCAGAACTTTACTCTGAAGCCCGTTGCAGATCGCAAGGATGTTGACATTTCTCCCATAATCACCACATTGACAAACATACCCCGACCTTATGAGATCTCATTTATTCCACGTTAG